In the genome of Bradysia coprophila strain Holo2 unplaced genomic scaffold, BU_Bcop_v1 contig_232, whole genome shotgun sequence, one region contains:
- the LOC119075994 gene encoding uncharacterized protein LOC119075994 — MSKDVISPRSENRLLQSDNEDNELNTTIVFGPNRIYRTISESSLSGISANLNNLEVTNSSKRNHRSMVFSEDTTEKSSSSTPKKLKPSVTMPPLVSEVVKNDFHIVDIVSDDAAIEFFSETQGTSIYTAVLKEITRAKDISKINFEDSFLDRGKFRYICSNATTRDWLTSIIPGIIPWGNAKIKSINQGAPPTLFKYTMIVSMPSLEPPDIFTLMAAQNVNLDTSNWRCVFRSKVEKNKQTWIVNVDENSLPALKEVDFKPYAGSSRIKMFPKK, encoded by the coding sequence ATGTCAAAGGATGTAATAAGCCCTAGAAGTGAAAATCGACTCCTACAATCGGACAACGAGGACAACGAATTAAATACAACAATAGTGTTTGGACCGAATCGTATATACCGAACCATTAGCGAATCGTCGTTGAGCGGTATATCAGCAAACCTCAACAATTTGGAGGTAACGAATTCCTCTAAGCGTAACCACCGTTCCATGGTATTCTCGGAAGATACAACAGAAAAATCGTCGTCGTCTACtccgaaaaaattgaaaccatCAGTCACAATGCCGCCGCTTGTTTCCGAAGTGGTTAAAAATGACTTCCACATCGTCGACATTGTTTCGGACGATGCAGCAATTGAGTTCTTCAGTGAGACGCAAGGCACCAGCATATACACCGCCGTGCTAAAAGAAATCACTCGAGCGAAAGACATCAGCAAAATCAACTTTGAGGATAGCTTCCTCGACCGGGGAAAATTTCGCTACATCTGTTCAAATGCCACAACTCGGGATTGGCTCACTTCGATAATCCCAGGTATTATTCCATGGGGAAACGCGAAAATTAAGTCAATCAATCAAGGGGCCCCACCAACTCTGTTCAAGTACACAATGATCGTGTCGATGCCATCGCTCGAGCCACCCGATATTTTCACTCTCATGGCAGCGCAAAATGTCAATCTGGATACCTCCAATTGGAGATGCGTTTTTCGGTCCAAAGTCGAAAAGAATAAGCAAACGTGGATCGTCAACGTCGATGAAAATTCACTTCCAGCACTTAAGGAAGTCGATTTCAAACCGTACGCCGGCAGCAGCCGGATAAAAATGTTCCCGAAAAAGTGA